The following coding sequences are from one Candidatus Nitrohelix vancouverensis window:
- a CDS encoding pirin family protein has protein sequence MKEILKIKKPPASHWVGDGFPVRSLFAFDDAEFPISPFLLLDYAGPAEFPPSSTAKGVRLHPHRGFETVTLVYRGEVEHKDTVGNQGKIGPGDVQWMTAGSGLLHEEMHSAEFTKNGGTLQMIQLWVNLPAKDKMTAPQYQEILKAQIPSLPLENGAGSLRVIAGSYQDQPGPAKTFTPVNVWEARLQSGASADIEFPQGFTAMLVVLEGSVQVNDAETLEEAGMAAFDSKGERIRLAAKEESMVLLLSGQALNEPVAHYGPFVMNTRAELLKAIEDYEKGRMGLA, from the coding sequence ATGAAAGAAATTCTGAAAATTAAAAAACCGCCTGCGAGTCATTGGGTGGGTGATGGCTTTCCGGTGCGAAGCCTGTTTGCGTTTGACGATGCGGAATTCCCCATCAGTCCCTTTCTGCTTCTGGATTATGCAGGGCCGGCGGAATTCCCTCCCTCATCGACGGCGAAAGGCGTCCGCCTTCATCCGCATCGCGGTTTTGAAACGGTGACTCTGGTCTATCGCGGCGAAGTCGAGCATAAGGACACGGTGGGCAATCAAGGCAAGATCGGGCCGGGCGACGTGCAATGGATGACGGCAGGTTCCGGACTGCTTCATGAAGAAATGCATTCCGCCGAGTTCACCAAAAACGGCGGGACTTTGCAGATGATTCAGCTCTGGGTCAACCTTCCGGCGAAAGACAAGATGACGGCGCCGCAGTATCAGGAAATACTCAAGGCGCAGATTCCATCCCTGCCCCTTGAAAACGGAGCGGGAAGTTTGCGCGTCATTGCGGGGAGTTATCAGGACCAACCCGGTCCGGCGAAGACCTTCACTCCGGTGAATGTCTGGGAAGCGCGTTTGCAATCCGGCGCCTCTGCGGATATCGAATTTCCGCAAGGTTTCACCGCCATGCTCGTGGTTCTCGAAGGTTCGGTTCAGGTCAACGACGCCGAAACGCTGGAAGAGGCGGGAATGGCCGCTTTTGATTCAAAAGGCGAGCGCATTCGCCTTGCGGCGAAGGAAGAGTCTATGGTGTTGCTTCTCAGCGGTCAGGCGCTGAACGAACCGGTCGCGCATTACGGCCCCTTCGTCATGAACACCCGCGCGGAGTTGTTGAAGGCCATCGAAGATTACGAGAAGGGAAGAATGGGTCTGGCCTGA
- a CDS encoding transporter substrate-binding domain-containing protein, whose product MKIFQNFLIVLLFCPILLTTACSEPEPTASAPKKKWIAAVDTTFIPMAFINDRNEKDGFEVDLIHAIAEEAGHEVEIIDVEWGGLFGGLITGKFDMLISSITILEERKKKFAFSIPYLESGVALLARKDLGEISGLEDLESKDGLAGAQINTTSYFYLNQFEKVPQKAYEKIGHALIDLINGGIVAVLGDTTQINYFYNQNEELRQISHIVGQRLTSESYGIVFRQDSAELIHTVNSAITALVEKGRLKELHDKWNLGEFATVPTPQSKTK is encoded by the coding sequence ATGAAAATTTTTCAAAATTTCCTGATCGTTTTACTATTTTGCCCGATCCTCCTGACAACGGCTTGCTCGGAACCGGAGCCGACGGCCTCCGCTCCCAAAAAGAAATGGATCGCGGCAGTGGACACCACCTTCATTCCCATGGCTTTCATTAACGACCGCAATGAAAAAGACGGCTTCGAAGTCGATCTGATCCACGCCATTGCGGAAGAAGCAGGGCATGAAGTCGAGATCATCGACGTCGAATGGGGCGGTTTGTTCGGCGGCTTGATCACCGGAAAATTTGATATGTTGATTTCTTCCATAACGATTCTGGAAGAGCGGAAAAAGAAATTTGCCTTCAGCATTCCTTACCTTGAAAGCGGAGTCGCCTTGCTGGCGCGCAAGGACCTGGGGGAGATTTCAGGACTGGAAGATTTGGAAAGCAAGGATGGGCTGGCCGGAGCGCAGATCAACACCACCTCCTACTTTTATCTGAATCAGTTTGAAAAAGTCCCGCAAAAAGCCTATGAAAAAATCGGGCACGCTCTCATCGATCTGATCAATGGAGGAATCGTCGCGGTTCTCGGCGACACCACCCAGATCAATTATTTCTACAATCAAAATGAAGAGTTGCGGCAGATATCGCACATTGTCGGCCAGAGACTGACCTCTGAATCCTACGGCATCGTTTTTCGCCAGGACAGCGCCGAATTGATTCACACGGTGAATTCAGCGATTACCGCTCTTGTCGAAAAGGGACGTTTGAAGGAGTTGCACGACAAATGGAATCTGGGGGAATTTGCCACGGTTCCAACGCCTCAATCAAAGACAAAATAA
- a CDS encoding MFS transporter, whose product MFSSIYALWFLFAGIALIMLGNGLQGTLLGVRAGLEGFMTVETGLIMSAYYLGFLLGSVATSRIVKKVGHIRTFAALASVASAMVLMHSVFTNPSAWFVIRIGTGFCFAGLAVVTESWLNYYSTNKMRGWLFSIYMVVQLSGLAAGQFLLNLSDPGGYSLFILISILVSLAVVPILLTSTPGPVIAEFTKVGIKKLYEISPLGLVGTFGVGIAHGSFLGMGAVYAQMAGFAQDQVAAFMATLIFGGVVLQLPIGRLSDHLDRRTVLTGVSFLATVSALVCLAVGETSITALFIFTFLFGGLSLSLYSLCVSHTNDYLQPDQMVMASGSLTLVVGVGACLGPLTVSAAMRWLGPGGFFIYLALIHGAIAGFAVYRVFMRKAVPLEDQNPFIPLTSRVTPVAAVVVPETIEAEETQSKP is encoded by the coding sequence ATGTTCTCATCAATTTACGCCCTCTGGTTTTTATTCGCCGGCATCGCTCTGATCATGCTCGGCAACGGACTGCAAGGAACCCTGCTCGGGGTTCGCGCGGGTCTGGAGGGCTTCATGACCGTCGAAACCGGTTTGATCATGTCGGCCTATTACCTCGGCTTTCTCCTCGGTTCCGTCGCGACCTCGCGCATCGTTAAAAAAGTGGGGCATATCCGCACCTTCGCGGCGCTGGCGTCCGTCGCTTCGGCGATGGTTCTCATGCATTCCGTTTTCACCAACCCGTCTGCATGGTTTGTCATCCGCATTGGCACGGGCTTTTGTTTTGCCGGGCTGGCGGTGGTGACGGAGAGCTGGCTCAATTATTATTCCACCAATAAAATGCGCGGCTGGCTGTTTTCTATTTATATGGTGGTCCAGTTATCCGGGCTGGCGGCGGGACAATTTCTGCTCAATCTCAGCGATCCCGGCGGCTACAGCCTGTTCATACTGATCTCTATCCTCGTTTCTCTTGCCGTGGTGCCGATTTTGCTGACCTCCACGCCCGGTCCGGTCATCGCCGAATTCACCAAGGTTGGCATCAAAAAATTGTACGAAATTTCACCTCTGGGACTGGTCGGCACCTTTGGCGTGGGCATCGCTCACGGTTCCTTCCTCGGCATGGGCGCGGTGTACGCTCAAATGGCCGGGTTCGCGCAGGATCAGGTTGCGGCCTTCATGGCCACCCTGATTTTTGGCGGCGTGGTTCTGCAATTGCCGATCGGTCGCCTTTCGGATCACCTCGACCGTCGCACGGTGTTGACGGGCGTGTCTTTTCTTGCGACGGTTTCCGCTCTGGTCTGCCTGGCGGTGGGCGAAACATCCATCACTGCGCTCTTCATTTTCACCTTTTTGTTTGGCGGGCTGTCGCTGTCGCTTTATTCGCTCTGCGTGTCGCACACCAACGATTATCTGCAACCCGATCAGATGGTGATGGCCAGCGGCAGTCTGACTCTGGTTGTGGGGGTGGGCGCCTGCCTCGGTCCTCTGACCGTATCAGCGGCGATGAGGTGGCTGGGGCCGGGCGGATTCTTTATTTATCTGGCGTTGATTCATGGCGCGATCGCAGGCTTCGCGGTGTATCGCGTGTTCATGCGCAAGGCGGTTCCGCTGGAAGACCAGAATCCTTTCATACCGCTGACCTCGCGTGTGACGCCGGTGGCGGCGGTTGTCGTTCCTGAAACGATTGAAGCAGAAGAGACGCAAAGCAAGCCCTAG
- a CDS encoding cyclic nucleotide-binding domain-containing protein — protein MESKEIIALMDNISFFDDFSEGEKETLSRIENHILSPDPGDLIIRQGDTDSTIFVLIKGQVAITRNEIPGEELNTLSAGAVFGEVPLITGSARSTNVMAKESVVLLKMDGYLFNNLDPAILNKFKDQLLKLLIKRMGEMNEAMAKLKQENLGTYVRKN, from the coding sequence ATGGAATCGAAAGAAATTATCGCGCTCATGGATAATATTTCCTTCTTCGACGATTTTTCTGAGGGGGAAAAGGAGACGCTTTCTCGTATCGAAAATCATATTCTGTCCCCCGACCCAGGCGACTTGATCATTCGACAGGGAGACACGGATTCAACTATATTCGTGCTTATCAAAGGCCAGGTTGCCATCACCCGAAATGAAATTCCCGGGGAGGAGTTGAACACGCTGTCGGCGGGCGCGGTGTTTGGCGAGGTTCCCCTGATCACCGGCTCAGCCCGATCCACTAATGTCATGGCCAAAGAGTCGGTCGTCCTGCTTAAAATGGACGGATACCTGTTCAACAATCTGGACCCCGCCATTCTTAACAAGTTTAAAGATCAATTGCTCAAACTCCTGATCAAACGCATGGGGGAAATGAACGAAGCGATGGCGAAACTCAAACAGGAAAACCTAGGCACTTACGTGAGAAAAAACTAA
- the ectA gene encoding diaminobutyrate acetyltransferase, with amino-acid sequence MDFRKPVVQDGAALYQLAKRSGNLDVNSCYHYVLLCEKFSETCVVAVDKDEPVGFITGFRDPKRQDHLFIWQIAVSEHKRKQGIARSMLNHLLRRDYDPEFQFIETTISPSNAASEALFRSLASDLQCEITVQNYFDEKLFNESGHEEEPLFRIGPLNP; translated from the coding sequence ATCGATTTTAGAAAACCTGTTGTGCAAGACGGAGCGGCTCTGTATCAGTTGGCCAAGCGATCCGGGAATCTGGATGTTAATTCCTGCTATCACTATGTTCTGCTCTGCGAAAAATTTTCAGAGACCTGCGTGGTCGCCGTCGATAAGGACGAACCCGTCGGTTTCATTACAGGCTTTCGAGATCCCAAGCGTCAGGACCATCTTTTCATCTGGCAAATCGCGGTATCGGAACACAAACGCAAGCAAGGCATTGCGCGTTCCATGTTGAACCACTTATTGCGGCGCGACTACGATCCTGAATTTCAATTCATTGAAACGACGATCTCCCCCTCAAATGCCGCTTCAGAGGCTTTGTTCAGAAGTCTCGCCAGCGATTTGCAATGCGAAATCACCGTCCAGAATTATTTTGACGAAAAATTATTTAATGAGAGCGGGCATGAGGAGGAACCGTTGTTCCGAATCGGACCGCTGAATCCGTAA
- a CDS encoding response regulator: MNLDDQWKAKLKGKTLLLVDDTPQNIDVLRRLLEGNDFNISVALNGTSAIEIAKKVKPLLILLDVMMPGIDGFETCRQLKAMEETKHIPIIFITALTNIESIVKAFECGGCDYVSKPFQQDEVLYRVATQLKLSVLLTETRELNQKLDLQNEELIEAHNIYRNVVECVSDGVFRLDADQNIIQANPKFCASLGFDEKQLLGKSIKEIANLSDPESMVPQLATRRGGDRATHGLSVQFCVNKQSPIWADRKYHTYLVESFGIWNLPNDVVYKKNTDKKFLGSLCILREPPKK; encoded by the coding sequence ATGAATCTGGATGATCAATGGAAAGCCAAGCTCAAAGGCAAGACTCTGCTTTTGGTCGATGACACGCCGCAGAATATCGACGTTCTACGCAGACTGCTGGAGGGCAACGACTTCAATATTTCCGTTGCCCTGAATGGAACTTCCGCAATTGAAATCGCCAAGAAAGTCAAACCTCTGCTGATTCTGCTGGACGTGATGATGCCGGGCATCGACGGATTTGAAACCTGTCGTCAGTTGAAGGCGATGGAAGAGACCAAACACATTCCCATCATCTTCATCACCGCTTTGACAAATATTGAATCCATCGTCAAGGCTTTTGAATGCGGCGGCTGTGATTACGTTTCCAAGCCCTTCCAGCAGGACGAAGTTCTTTATCGCGTAGCGACACAGCTCAAGCTCAGCGTGCTACTGACCGAAACTCGAGAATTGAATCAAAAACTGGACCTGCAAAATGAAGAATTGATCGAGGCCCATAATATCTATCGCAATGTCGTCGAATGCGTTTCCGATGGCGTGTTCCGGCTGGATGCCGATCAAAACATCATCCAGGCCAACCCGAAATTCTGCGCTTCCCTCGGCTTTGACGAAAAGCAACTTTTGGGAAAGTCCATCAAGGAAATCGCCAATCTCTCCGACCCGGAAAGCATGGTCCCTCAACTGGCCACCCGACGGGGCGGCGACCGCGCCACTCACGGACTATCGGTGCAGTTCTGCGTTAACAAGCAATCTCCGATCTGGGCCGACCGAAAATACCACACCTACCTCGTCGAATCCTTCGGCATCTGGAACCTGCCCAACGACGTCGTCTATAAAAAAAATACGGACAAGAAATTTCTTGGAAGCCTTTGCATCCTCAGAGAACCGCCGAAAAAATAG
- a CDS encoding LysR family transcriptional regulator, protein MYELPNFRHLYYFWTIAREGSIKKAGAKLNLTPSGLSEQLRLLEEYFGKQLFERKTRKLILNDTGKIVFERCTNIFNQTEDMSLTVKQKVPQRRTRIRVGVLPSLSSSHIHEFVVPLLKDKSVSVVVIENPLDELIYQLDQGALEIVLSDRAVEKKFRKITSYRLKPRKIIVVATPKFAHLKKKFPHSLSGAPIMQLTRHSQIRDEIDRYFTKHQINPQIIGEADDVTLLRLGAEKGLCVAVLPQNTVNEALSQKKLIKLGELSGVNSDMWAMARSDSSRMSIISKTIQRFISIK, encoded by the coding sequence ATGTACGAGCTTCCAAACTTTCGTCACCTCTACTATTTCTGGACCATTGCGCGCGAAGGTTCCATCAAAAAGGCGGGCGCCAAGCTGAATCTCACCCCCTCCGGGCTGAGCGAACAGTTGCGTTTGCTGGAGGAATATTTCGGCAAGCAATTGTTTGAACGCAAAACGCGAAAACTGATTCTCAACGATACGGGGAAAATTGTGTTCGAGCGTTGCACAAATATTTTCAATCAGACCGAGGACATGAGCCTGACGGTCAAGCAGAAGGTCCCTCAGCGCCGGACGCGCATCCGGGTCGGGGTCCTGCCTTCTCTGTCCTCTTCTCACATTCACGAGTTTGTCGTGCCTCTACTCAAGGACAAATCGGTTTCGGTGGTCGTTATTGAAAACCCGCTGGATGAATTGATTTACCAACTCGATCAGGGGGCGCTTGAAATCGTACTGAGCGATCGCGCCGTGGAGAAAAAATTCAGGAAAATCACCAGTTACCGACTGAAACCCAGGAAAATCATTGTCGTCGCCACGCCCAAGTTCGCCCACCTGAAAAAAAAATTTCCGCACTCACTTTCCGGCGCGCCCATCATGCAGTTGACTCGCCACAGTCAGATCCGCGATGAAATCGATCGTTATTTCACCAAACACCAGATCAATCCGCAGATCATCGGCGAAGCCGACGACGTGACGCTACTGCGACTCGGCGCCGAGAAGGGTCTCTGCGTTGCGGTATTGCCGCAGAACACCGTCAACGAAGCCTTGTCGCAGAAAAAGCTCATCAAGCTGGGAGAATTGAGCGGCGTGAATTCCGACATGTGGGCGATGGCGCGATCCGATTCATCGCGCATGTCCATCATCAGCAAAACCATCCAGCGTTTCATTTCGATCAAATAA